The Brachionichthys hirsutus isolate HB-005 chromosome 11, CSIRO-AGI_Bhir_v1, whole genome shotgun sequence genome includes a window with the following:
- the LOC137901757 gene encoding LOW QUALITY PROTEIN: A disintegrin and metalloproteinase with thrombospondin motifs 15-like (The sequence of the model RefSeq protein was modified relative to this genomic sequence to represent the inferred CDS: inserted 1 base in 1 codon) yields MSGHPSNHLTRTLHPEQGCCHTKHQREYLGSYKCGFSLRVIPGRTNELCLCCAHVKDARLRENPDAQDQNGAGRRRWTWCCVTLRAANTEPQRAERXFSRGAEMSLLTSSVIIFTKLVLYFRPTRCTEVDFCVPVRVDHSTRGNHLRSHTQVDDGDVVFRLRAFKQDFYLHLVPDSGFIAPSASTDLSGCFYSGDVNADRDSFAALSLCSGLGGGFYYDGMEYLISHTRTGDASMTSGVGKLYHRSHIIRRRRAHAHSGSNFTSRCAVTPDTNFNISLEEYKHIELETRGRLPEDVSNILGRSKRFASVPRFVEVLVVADESMGKFHGDDLKHYLLTLMSVAARLYKHPSIMNSISIVVVGFMVINEADKGPKVSSNAALTLRNFCSWQKKLNRHSDKDPGHWDTAILFTRQDLCGSTTCDTLGMADVGTICDPKRSCSVIEDDGLPSAFTTAHELGHVFNMPHDNVKACEEVFGKLKDNQMMSPTLIQIDRIRPWSVCSAAFITEFLDRGHGHCLLDRPQKHLSLSDNLPGSRYNLHRQCELAFGLGSKPCPYMQPCSKLWCTGKARGRLVCQTRHFPWSDGTSCGTGKVCYQGACAHRNGTFHIKVDGRWGKWGAFGVCSRSCGGGVQLARRSCDSPAPENGGKYCYGRRIKYRSCNLNPCPETGKSFREEQCEAFNGFQLATNKLGPSVVWVPKYSGIAPKDKCKLICRANGTGYFHALAPKVVDGTPCSPDTAAVCVQGKCTKAGCDGKLDSNRTFDKCGVCGGENQGCKKVSGTFSKPAHGYNFVVALPVGASNIDIRQRSYRGMVSDENYLAVKNEQDKYLLNGNYVVSAAERDLLVRGGLLRYSGASSSVETLQTTRPLQEPLIVEVLSVGKMTPPRVRYSFYITKESKEERTLRKEVKSHLAENSVLAESDRVEAKKQRMGKRSGSHWVTGTWESCTVTCGIGLQNRLVQCQSREGHAAVDCGSAERPVAVRTCGDPCPVWDVGTWSHCSRSCGRGFKRRPVRCVTQNGLSLPRDHCSGKRKPQELDLCNLKLC; encoded by the exons CCGCAGCGCGCAGAGC ACTTCTCCCGAGGAGCGGAGATGTCTCTCCTCACCAGTTCTGTCATTATTTTCACCAAACTCGTACTTTATTTTAGACCAACGCGCTGCACGGAGGTGGATTTCTGCGTGCCGGTTCGCGTGGATCATTCGACGCGTGGGAATCACCTTCGCTCGCACACGCAGGTGGATGACGGGGACGTGGTTTTCAGACTCCGCGCATTCAAACAGGACTTCTACCTCCACCTCGTGCCGGATTCCGGCTTCATCGCTCCCTCAGCATCCACCGACCTCAGCGGCTGCTTCTACTCGGGCGACGTGAACGCGGACCGGGACTCCTTCGCTGCGCTCAGCCTGTGTTCGGGTCTCGGCGGGGGATTCTACTATGACGGGATGGAGTATCTCATCAGCCACACCAGGACTGGGGACGCATCAATGACGTCTGGAGTTGGGAAGCTTTATCACAGGTCGCATATCATCCGCCGGAGACGTGCGCATGCGCACTCCGGCAGCAACTTCACCAGCAGGTGCGCGGTCACACCTGACACCAACTTCAACATTTCATTGGAGGAATACAAGCACATCGAACTGGAGACTCGCGGCCGGTTACCCGAGGACGTGTCGAACATCTTGGGGAGGTCGAAGAGGTTTGCGTCGGTCCCCCGTTTCGTGGAGGTGCTGGTGGTGGCCGATGAATCGATGGGCAAATTTCACGGCGATGACCTGAAGCATTACCTTCTGACCCTGATGTCAGTGGCAGCCAGGCTGTACAAGCACCCCAGCATTATGAACTCCATAAGCATAGTGGTGGTGGGATTCATGGTGATAAATGAAGCTGACAAGGGACCAAAGGTTTCCAGTAACGCAGCTCTGACTCTGCGTAACTTCTGTTCCTGGCAGAAGAAGCTGAATAGACACAGTGACAAAGACCCGGGGCACTGGGACACGGCCATACTGTTCACCAGACAG GATCTTTGTGGTTCCACAACCTGCGACACCCTGGGGATGGCTGATGTCGGGACCATCTGTGACCCAAAGAGGAGTTGCTCTGTCATCGAGGATGATGGCCTGCCTTCAGCTTTCACAACCGCCCATGAACTCG GCCACGTCTTCAACATGCCCCATGACAATGTGAAAGCATGTGAGGAGGTGTTTGGGAAGCTGAAGGACAATCAGATGATGTCTCCAACACTGATCCAAATCGACAGGATCCGGCCCTGGTCTGTGTGCAGTGCAGCATTCATCACTGAGTTCCTGGACAGAGGACATG GACACTGTCTGCTAGACCGACCCCAAAAGCATCTGTCCCTCTCAGACAACCTTCCTGGTTCTCGCTACAACTTGCACCGCCAGTGTGAGCTAGCCTTTGGTCTCGGGTCCAAGCCCTGCCCATACATGCAGCCCTGTTCCAAACTCTGGTGCACCGGCAAGGCACGTGGCCGGCTGGTCTGCCAAACCCGTCACTTCCCTTGGTCAGACGGTACCAGCTGTGGCACGGGCAAGGTTTGCTACCAAGGAGCCTGCGCCCATAGAAACGGCACTTTTCACATCAAG GTGGATGGTCGGTGGGGGAAGTGGGGTGCGTTTGGAGTGTGTTCAAGAAGTTGTGGTGGAGGGGTTCAGCTGGCTAGAAGATCCTGTGACAGCCCTGCGCCCGAGAATGGAGGAAAATACTGCTATGGCCGTCGCATCAAATATCGCTCCTGTAACCTTAACCCATGTCCAGAAACAG GTAAGAGTTTCCGGGAGGAGCAGTGCGAGGCGTTCAATGGCTTCCAGCTGGCCACCAACAAACTGGGTCCCTCCGTAGTTTGGGTTCCAAAGTACTCGGGGATCGCCCCCAAGGACAAATGCAAGCTCATCTGCCGTGCCAACGGGACCGGATACTTCCATGCCCTCGCTCCAAAG GTCGTGGACGGGACACCCTGCTCTCCTGACACCGCAGCTGTATGTGTCCAAGGCAAATGCACCAAGGCAGGCTGCGATGGCAAGCTGGACTCAAACAGGACGTTTGAcaagtgtggtgtgtgtggcgGTGAGAACCAGGGCTGCAAGAAGGTCTCAGGAACGTTCTCCAAACCTGC TCATGGCTACAACTTCGTGGTGGCGTTGCCTGTTGGAGCTTCGAACATTGACATCCGTCAGCGCAGCTACCGAGGAATGGTCAGCGATGAAAACTACTTAGCAGTGAAAAACGAGCAAGACAAGTATCTGCTGAATGGCAACTATGTGGTGTCAGCTGCTGAGCGGGACCTCCTGGTCAGGGGTGGCCTGCTGCGCTACAGTGGTGCCTCCTCATCTGTGGAGACCCTTCAGACCACCAGACCCTTGCAGGAGCCACTGATTGTGGAAGTGCTGTCTGTGGGGAAAATGACTCCTCCTAGGGTGCGCTACTCCTTCTACATCACCAAGGAGAGCAAGGAGGAGAGGACCCTGCGGAAGGAGGTGAAGAGCCACTTGGCAGAGAACAGCGTCCTGGCAGAGAGTGATCGGGTAGAAGCAAAGAAGCAGAGGATGGGAAAGAGGTCAGGAAGTCATTGGGTGACAGGAACCTGGGAGTCGTGCACGGTAACTTGTGGGATCGGCCTGCAGAACAGGCTGGTGCAGTGCCAGAGCAGGGAGGGGCACGCTGCAGTGGACTGCGGCAGTGCTGAAAGACCTGTGGCAGTGAGAACATGTGGGGATCCGTGTCCCGTGTGGGATGTAGGGACCTGGTCTCACTGCTCCAGATCCTGTGGAAGGGGCTTTAAAAGACGGCCCGTGCGTTGCGTGACCCAGAATGGTCTGAGCCTACCCAGAGACCACTGCTCCGGGAAAAGGAAGCCTCAGGAGCTGGACCTCTGCAATCTGAAGCTGTGTTAG